Proteins encoded by one window of Nitrincola iocasae:
- a CDS encoding replication-associated recombination protein A: MTDLFADSEPAGYQPLAARMRPLTLDEYAGQTHLLAAGKPLRKAIEQGYVHSMILWGPPGVGKTTLARLIAHQSDAHFITLSAVLSGVKDIRQAVEEAKQIRAQRGRKTLLFVDEVHRFNKSQQDAFLPYVEDGTVVFIGATTENPSFELNNALLSRARVYLLRGLENSDIQQVIDRALSDEPRGLGQRRFVFEDGVMQQLILAADGDARRALNLLELATDLAEPAGDSEHITAAALDEVMQSGGGRFDKGGDLFYDMISAFHKSVRGSSPDGALYWYCRMLEGGCDPLYVARRLVAIASEDIGNADPRAMQVAIAAWDAFERVGPAEGERAIAQAAVYCACAPKSNALYQAFNQCRADVRQEASHEVPVHLRNAPTALMKAQGYGDEYRYAHNEPDAYAAGENYLPEAIQDRVYYDPAPRGLEIKIAEKLRYLKAQDQQSPKQRY; encoded by the coding sequence GCACCTGTTGGCAGCTGGCAAACCCTTGCGTAAAGCAATAGAGCAGGGGTACGTACACTCCATGATCCTGTGGGGGCCGCCCGGAGTAGGAAAAACCACTTTGGCACGCCTGATTGCGCATCAAAGTGATGCCCATTTCATTACCCTGTCAGCGGTGCTGTCAGGGGTAAAGGATATTCGACAAGCGGTAGAGGAAGCCAAACAGATACGTGCCCAGCGTGGACGTAAAACACTGCTGTTTGTTGATGAGGTACACAGATTCAACAAATCTCAGCAAGATGCGTTTCTGCCTTATGTGGAAGACGGTACAGTGGTTTTTATTGGTGCGACCACCGAAAACCCGTCATTTGAGTTGAATAACGCTTTGCTATCGCGAGCTCGGGTGTATTTGTTGCGTGGACTGGAAAACAGCGATATCCAGCAGGTGATAGATCGGGCTTTGTCTGATGAGCCGCGTGGATTGGGTCAGCGGCGTTTCGTTTTTGAAGATGGCGTGATGCAACAGCTAATCCTTGCGGCTGATGGTGATGCCCGGCGAGCCCTGAATTTACTGGAACTGGCTACTGATCTGGCCGAGCCAGCTGGTGATAGCGAACACATCACCGCCGCCGCCCTGGACGAAGTGATGCAGTCGGGGGGGGGCCGCTTTGATAAAGGCGGGGATCTGTTTTACGATATGATCTCAGCGTTTCATAAGTCGGTACGCGGCTCATCTCCGGATGGCGCGCTGTACTGGTATTGTCGTATGCTCGAGGGTGGCTGTGATCCGCTCTATGTAGCCAGACGACTGGTCGCCATAGCCTCTGAAGATATCGGCAATGCCGATCCACGCGCGATGCAAGTGGCGATCGCGGCCTGGGATGCCTTTGAACGTGTCGGACCTGCCGAGGGCGAGCGTGCGATAGCGCAGGCGGCCGTTTATTGTGCCTGTGCGCCTAAAAGTAATGCGCTGTATCAGGCCTTTAATCAATGCCGCGCTGATGTCAGACAGGAAGCCTCACACGAGGTGCCAGTGCATCTGCGCAATGCACCTACCGCGTTGATGAAAGCCCAAGGCTACGGTGATGAATACCGTTACGCGCACAATGAACCTGATGCCTATGCCGCGGGTGAAAATTACCTGCCGGAAGCGATTCAGGATCGGGTGTATTACGACCCGGCGCCGCGAGGGCTGGAAATTAAAATAGCCGAAAAACTGCGTTATCTGAAAGCTCAGGATCAGCAAAGTCCTAAGCAACGTTATTGA
- the crcB gene encoding fluoride efflux transporter CrcB yields MMHMLAVALGGALGASARYWLSSWLNTSDSRLPLGTLSVNLLGSLLMGVVFVLIMEKARLSPEMRPLLMTGLLGGFTTFSTFSLEAVTLLNEGHFSAALIYILLSVILCITALYLGLWFTRLFF; encoded by the coding sequence ATGATGCATATGCTTGCGGTAGCTCTGGGGGGTGCTTTAGGCGCCTCGGCTCGTTATTGGCTGTCATCCTGGCTTAATACCAGTGATTCACGCCTGCCATTGGGCACACTGAGTGTTAACCTGTTGGGTTCATTGCTAATGGGCGTGGTGTTTGTGCTGATTATGGAAAAAGCCCGCCTGTCTCCCGAAATGCGCCCTTTGTTGATGACCGGCTTGCTGGGCGGTTTCACTACCTTCTCTACCTTCTCGCTGGAAGCCGTTACGTTACTGAATGAAGGGCACTTTAGCGCAGCGCTGATTTATATCTTATTGAGTGTTATCCTGTGCATAACGGCCCTTTATCTTGGCTTGTGGTTTACCCGTTTATTTTTTTAA